In one window of Thermus aquaticus DNA:
- the hemC gene encoding hydroxymethylbilane synthase gives MRVIVVGTRGSALALAQTRWVVERLKESWPEAEFKVKTIRTRGDGGADPREQAIFVKELQEALLAREIDIAVHSLKDLPTEEPKGLKIAAIPRRQDPRDAFLGKAFKRLEDLPPGAVVGTSSIRRKAQILAHRPDLVVKDLRGNVDTRLAALGNGEYDAIILAAAGLIRLDLRNRIDQFLEPEVMLPAPGQGALALEVRQGDDLAEELSYALHHHASHDRVRAERAFLRGLGAGCLAPVGALAQVGEDGTLVLEGGIFAPDGKSFIRAEIEGEASEAEELGLELARDILEQGGREIMALTRPL, from the coding sequence ATGCGCGTCATCGTGGTGGGAACCCGGGGTAGCGCCCTGGCCCTGGCCCAGACCCGATGGGTGGTGGAGCGCCTCAAGGAGAGCTGGCCCGAGGCCGAGTTCAAGGTGAAGACCATCAGGACCCGGGGCGACGGGGGGGCGGACCCCAGGGAGCAGGCCATCTTCGTCAAGGAGCTTCAGGAGGCCCTCCTTGCCCGGGAGATTGACATCGCCGTCCACTCCCTCAAGGACCTGCCCACCGAGGAGCCCAAGGGCCTCAAGATCGCCGCCATCCCCAGGCGCCAGGACCCCCGGGACGCCTTCCTGGGCAAGGCCTTTAAGCGCCTGGAGGACCTTCCCCCTGGGGCGGTGGTGGGGACCAGTTCCATAAGGCGCAAGGCCCAGATCCTGGCCCACCGCCCGGACCTTGTGGTCAAGGACCTCCGGGGCAACGTGGACACCCGCTTGGCCGCTCTGGGCAATGGGGAGTACGACGCCATCATCCTGGCGGCGGCGGGGCTCATCCGGCTGGACCTCAGGAACCGCATAGACCAGTTTCTGGAGCCCGAGGTCATGCTCCCGGCCCCGGGGCAGGGGGCCCTGGCCCTGGAGGTGCGCCAGGGGGACGACCTGGCCGAGGAGCTCAGCTACGCCCTGCACCACCACGCCTCCCACGACCGGGTGCGCGCGGAGCGAGCCTTCCTGAGGGGCCTAGGGGCGGGGTGCCTGGCCCCCGTGGGGGCCCTGGCCCAGGTGGGGGAGGACGGTACCTTGGTCCTGGAGGGGGGGATCTTCGCCCCCGACGGCAAGAGCTTCATCCGGGCGGAGATTGAGGGGGAGGCCTCCGAGGCCGAGGAGCTGGGGCTGGAGCTGGCCCGGGACATCCTGGAGCAGGGGGGGCGGGAGATTATGGCCCTAACCCGACCGCTTTAG
- the aceE gene encoding pyruvate dehydrogenase (acetyl-transferring), homodimeric type: MTERELKEAWARLSPEERARLKEIENREWRESLEYVLKVEGPERVEELLRHLDEYLYLQGFFPQNRLNTPYLNTIPKELEPPYPGNLELERRIANILRWNAAMMVARANKKADGIGGHISTYASIAELYEVGFNHFFRGPEAGLDRDLVFFQGHSSPGIYARAFLEGRLSQADLENFRREVHPPVPGGRGLSSYPHPWLMPDFWEFPTVSMGLGPIQAIYQARFMRYLEDRGLKPKSSAKVWAFLGDGEHDEPETVGALHLAARENLDNLIFVVNCNLQRLDGPVRGNSKIIQELERLYRGAGWRVIKVVWGSAWDQLLAKDREGHLLRRFEALVDGESQRYAAFGGKELRERFFNTPELKRLIEGMTDEELTELTRSRGGHDLEKIYAAYKAAVEHKGSPVVILARTIKGYGMGPTAMAKNVAHQVKKLTEEDLKEARAFLGIPIPGEKLAELPYYHPGPDSEEVRYLLERRRALGGFVPERRVRFTGGLEVPGEEFFREFYEGSGGREISTTMAFVRILAKLLRHPVIGKLIVPIVPDEARTFGMEALIAQVGVYSPQGQLYIPVDAGTLTAYKESKEGQILEEGITEAGAMAEFIAAGTAYAHYGIPTIPFFITYSMFGLQRIGDLVWAAADQRTRGFFLGATAGRTTLEGEGLQHQDGQSHIYALAAPNLLAYDPAFAYELAVILEDGLRRMYKEGEDVLYYITIENENYPHPPMPEPREGVKEGILKGLYLFRQGEGKGKRVQLFGTGPLLREALKAQELLLDFGVVADVWSVTSYKALYLDAVEAERERRLLGKARKPYVAQALEGHEGPVVAVTDYLKALPSLVRDHVGRPFCALGTDGFGRSDTREALRDFFEVDARHIAYAALALLAEEGQLPEKTLKAAKERLGLRLEERPPHRR, encoded by the coding sequence ATGACGGAACGGGAGCTTAAGGAAGCTTGGGCCAGGCTTTCGCCGGAGGAGCGGGCCCGGCTTAAGGAGATAGAGAACCGGGAGTGGCGGGAGTCCTTGGAGTACGTGCTTAAGGTGGAAGGCCCGGAGCGGGTGGAGGAGCTTCTGCGCCACCTGGACGAGTACCTCTACCTCCAGGGCTTCTTCCCGCAGAACCGCCTCAACACCCCCTACCTCAACACCATCCCCAAGGAGCTGGAGCCCCCCTATCCCGGGAACCTGGAGCTAGAGCGCCGCATCGCCAACATCCTCCGCTGGAACGCCGCCATGATGGTCGCCCGGGCCAACAAGAAGGCGGACGGCATCGGCGGCCACATCTCCACCTACGCCTCCATCGCCGAGCTCTATGAGGTGGGCTTCAACCACTTCTTCCGGGGGCCGGAAGCGGGTCTGGACCGGGACCTGGTCTTCTTCCAGGGCCACTCCTCCCCCGGCATCTACGCCCGGGCCTTTCTGGAAGGCCGGCTTTCTCAAGCGGACCTGGAGAACTTCCGCCGGGAAGTCCACCCCCCGGTGCCGGGAGGCCGGGGGCTTTCCAGCTACCCCCATCCCTGGCTCATGCCGGACTTCTGGGAGTTCCCCACGGTCTCCATGGGGCTTGGGCCCATCCAGGCCATCTACCAGGCCCGCTTTATGCGCTACCTGGAGGACCGGGGCCTGAAGCCCAAGAGCTCCGCCAAGGTCTGGGCCTTCCTGGGGGACGGGGAGCACGACGAGCCCGAGACCGTGGGGGCTTTGCACCTGGCCGCCAGGGAGAACCTGGACAACCTCATCTTTGTGGTGAACTGCAACCTCCAGCGCCTGGACGGGCCCGTGAGGGGCAACTCCAAGATCATCCAGGAGCTGGAGAGGCTCTATAGGGGTGCGGGCTGGCGGGTCATCAAGGTGGTCTGGGGCTCGGCCTGGGACCAGCTCCTCGCCAAGGACCGGGAGGGGCACCTCCTCCGCCGCTTTGAGGCCCTGGTGGACGGGGAGAGCCAGCGCTACGCCGCCTTCGGGGGGAAGGAGCTTAGGGAGCGCTTCTTCAACACCCCGGAACTCAAGCGCCTCATAGAGGGCATGACGGACGAGGAGCTCACCGAGCTCACCCGGAGCCGGGGCGGCCACGACCTGGAGAAGATCTACGCCGCCTATAAGGCGGCGGTGGAGCACAAGGGGAGCCCGGTGGTCATCCTGGCCCGCACCATCAAGGGCTACGGCATGGGGCCCACGGCCATGGCCAAGAACGTGGCCCACCAGGTGAAGAAGCTCACCGAGGAGGACCTGAAGGAGGCCCGGGCCTTTTTGGGGATCCCCATCCCCGGGGAGAAGCTGGCCGAGCTCCCCTACTACCACCCCGGGCCGGACTCCGAGGAGGTGCGGTATCTCCTGGAGAGGAGGAGGGCCCTGGGGGGCTTCGTGCCGGAAAGGCGGGTGCGCTTTACGGGGGGCCTCGAGGTCCCGGGGGAGGAGTTCTTCCGGGAGTTCTACGAGGGCTCGGGCGGCCGGGAGATCTCCACCACCATGGCCTTCGTGCGTATCCTGGCCAAGCTGCTCCGCCACCCCGTCATCGGCAAGCTCATCGTCCCCATCGTTCCCGACGAGGCCCGTACCTTCGGCATGGAGGCCCTGATCGCCCAGGTGGGGGTCTACTCTCCCCAGGGCCAGCTCTACATCCCCGTGGACGCCGGCACCCTCACCGCCTACAAGGAGAGCAAGGAGGGGCAGATCCTGGAGGAGGGCATCACCGAGGCCGGAGCCATGGCGGAGTTCATCGCCGCCGGCACGGCCTACGCCCACTATGGCATCCCCACCATCCCCTTCTTCATCACCTACTCCATGTTCGGCCTGCAGAGGATCGGGGACCTGGTCTGGGCCGCCGCCGACCAAAGGACCCGGGGCTTCTTCCTGGGGGCCACGGCGGGGCGGACCACCCTGGAGGGGGAGGGCCTGCAGCACCAGGACGGCCAGAGCCACATCTACGCCCTGGCGGCCCCCAACCTCCTGGCCTACGACCCGGCCTTCGCCTACGAGCTCGCCGTGATCCTGGAAGACGGCCTCCGGCGCATGTACAAGGAGGGGGAGGACGTCCTCTACTACATCACCATTGAGAACGAAAACTACCCCCACCCCCCCATGCCCGAGCCCCGGGAAGGGGTGAAAGAGGGGATCCTCAAGGGGCTTTACCTCTTCCGCCAAGGGGAGGGGAAGGGCAAAAGGGTGCAGCTCTTCGGCACCGGCCCCCTGCTCAGGGAGGCCTTGAAGGCCCAGGAGCTCCTTTTGGACTTCGGGGTGGTGGCCGACGTCTGGAGCGTTACCAGCTACAAGGCCCTGTACCTGGACGCCGTGGAGGCGGAAAGGGAAAGGCGGCTTCTGGGGAAGGCCCGCAAGCCCTACGTGGCCCAGGCCCTCGAGGGCCACGAGGGGCCGGTGGTGGCGGTGACGGACTACCTGAAGGCCCTGCCCAGCCTGGTGCGGGACCATGTGGGCCGCCCCTTCTGCGCTCTGGGCACCGACGGCTTTGGCCGATCGGACACCCGGGAGGCCCTGAGGGACTTTTTTGAGGTGGACGCCCGGCACATCGCCTACGCCGCCTTGGCCCTTTTGGCGGAGGAAGGCCAGTTGCCCGAGAAGACCCTGAAGGCGGCCAAGGAGCGCCTTGGGCTTAGGCTGGAGGAGAGGCCGCCCCACAGGCGGTAA
- the perR gene encoding manganese-dependent transcriptional regulator PerR gives MALKRLTRQRKAVLEVVQKAHHHPDAAWIYQEVRKLVPRVSLATVYRTLEALVAEGYLVPITKAGEATRYDANLHPHLHLLCEGCGVIVDLEVDLPDLLGPAQRAHPGVEVRSVEVTYRGLCPQCKAALKG, from the coding sequence ATGGCGCTGAAGCGCTTGACCCGCCAGCGTAAGGCCGTTTTGGAGGTGGTGCAGAAGGCCCACCACCACCCGGACGCCGCCTGGATCTACCAGGAGGTGCGCAAGCTGGTGCCCCGGGTGAGCCTGGCCACCGTCTACCGCACCCTCGAGGCTCTGGTGGCGGAGGGGTACCTGGTCCCCATCACCAAGGCGGGGGAGGCCACCCGGTACGACGCCAACCTCCACCCCCACCTCCACCTCCTCTGCGAGGGGTGCGGAGTCATCGTGGACCTGGAGGTGGACCTGCCCGACCTCTTAGGCCCCGCCCAGAGGGCCCACCCCGGCGTGGAGGTGCGGAGCGTGGAGGTGACCTACAGGGGCCTCTGCCCCCAGTGCAAGGCGGCCCTGAAGGGCTAG
- a CDS encoding LysR family transcriptional regulator, whose translation MDLRRLRLFLLLAEEKNFHRAAERAYLSQPALSQQIQALERELGVRLLERRPFRLTPAGEALAREGKALLREVEALKERVRRAGRESLRFGVPENLLPDLMPLLDHLRRGLGEAVEVLEMHTPEQVKALKEARLDYGLAGLKVADPAIEEEPLFKVPIVVLLPEDHPLAGQERVPLAELREAPFLLLSRETLPPLHEAFLEVFRRAGFAPRVVREVSRFSQAVSLVAAGLGVHLTLAPYRVFPHPGTVLRPLEEEASLQVALIYRKDPPPPRLGEVRALLRAWAP comes from the coding sequence ATGGACCTGCGGCGGCTCCGCCTCTTTCTGCTCCTGGCCGAGGAGAAAAACTTTCACCGGGCGGCGGAGCGGGCCTACCTCTCCCAGCCCGCCCTCTCCCAGCAGATCCAGGCCCTGGAGCGGGAGCTGGGGGTGAGGCTCTTGGAGCGCCGCCCCTTCCGCCTGACCCCGGCGGGGGAGGCCCTGGCCCGGGAGGGGAAAGCCCTTTTGCGGGAGGTGGAGGCCCTGAAGGAAAGGGTGCGCCGGGCGGGGCGGGAGAGCCTGCGCTTTGGGGTGCCGGAGAACCTCCTCCCCGACCTCATGCCCCTTCTGGACCACCTGCGCCGGGGGCTGGGGGAGGCGGTGGAGGTCCTGGAGATGCACACCCCCGAGCAGGTCAAGGCCCTCAAGGAGGCGCGGCTGGACTACGGCCTGGCGGGCCTCAAGGTGGCGGACCCCGCCATAGAGGAGGAGCCCCTTTTCAAGGTGCCCATCGTGGTCCTCCTCCCCGAGGACCACCCCCTGGCGGGGCAGGAACGGGTCCCTTTGGCAGAGCTAAGGGAAGCGCCCTTTCTCCTCCTTTCCCGGGAGACCCTCCCTCCCCTCCACGAGGCCTTCCTGGAGGTCTTCCGCCGGGCAGGCTTCGCCCCCCGGGTGGTGCGGGAGGTCTCCCGCTTCTCCCAGGCGGTGAGCCTGGTGGCGGCGGGGTTGGGCGTCCACCTGACCCTGGCCCCCTACCGGGTCTTCCCCCACCCGGGCACCGTCCTGCGGCCTTTGGAGGAGGAGGCCAGCCTGCAGGTGGCCCTCATCTACCGCAAAGACCCCCCGCCCCCGAGGCTAGGCGAGGTGCGGGCCCTCCTCCGGGCCTGGGCCCCTTAG
- a CDS encoding 2-oxo acid dehydrogenase subunit E2 — MELRIPELGDNVAVATVVGVLVREGDRVAPGQPLLELETDKAVMEVPAEVGGVVKRVLVQVGEEVRPGQPFLELAEEEALEVSQVAQRAPEAKYPTAAFAAVGAPEKPFLSPDLSTPYGETKAQALRPEPAPELALPRAPQAPSEGRLVPAAPSVRRLARELGVDIREVRGTGLAGRITEEDVRRAAGLAPAALEAPPPTPRLPDFSRWGPVRHEPMSGVRKATMRAMAQAWAQVPMVTHFDEADITELEALRKGYARKAEEKGFRLTLTAFLLKALALTLKAFPKFNASIDPEKQEVIYKDYVHIGVAVDTPHGLLVPVIRDVDKKGILALAQELQEVSERARARKLSPEEMQGGTFSLSNLGGIGGTGFTPIVNWPEVAILGVSRSQMKPVWDPEKEAFLPRLYMPYSLTYDHRLIDGAEAARFCRHLAGLLEDPVGLALA; from the coding sequence ATGGAGCTTAGGATTCCCGAACTGGGCGACAACGTGGCCGTGGCCACCGTGGTGGGGGTTCTGGTCCGGGAGGGGGACCGGGTGGCCCCCGGCCAGCCCCTTTTGGAGCTGGAGACCGACAAGGCGGTCATGGAGGTGCCCGCCGAGGTGGGCGGGGTGGTGAAGCGGGTTCTGGTCCAAGTGGGGGAGGAGGTGCGCCCTGGACAGCCCTTCCTGGAGCTTGCGGAGGAGGAGGCTCTGGAGGTTTCCCAGGTCGCCCAGCGTGCGCCCGAGGCTAAGTACCCCACCGCGGCTTTTGCCGCGGTGGGGGCCCCAGAAAAACCTTTCCTCAGCCCCGACTTGAGCACTCCCTATGGCGAAACCAAAGCGCAGGCACTAAGGCCCGAGCCCGCTCCCGAACTGGCGCTGCCCAGGGCCCCCCAGGCGCCCTCTGAAGGGCGCCTCGTCCCCGCCGCGCCCTCCGTGAGGCGGCTCGCCCGGGAGCTGGGCGTGGACATCCGGGAAGTGCGGGGGACCGGCCTCGCCGGGCGCATCACCGAGGAAGACGTGCGCCGGGCGGCGGGGCTGGCCCCGGCGGCCCTCGAGGCCCCGCCCCCCACGCCCAGGCTTCCCGACTTCAGCCGGTGGGGCCCGGTGCGCCATGAGCCCATGAGCGGGGTGCGCAAGGCCACCATGAGGGCCATGGCCCAGGCCTGGGCCCAGGTGCCCATGGTCACCCACTTTGACGAGGCCGACATCACCGAGCTCGAGGCCCTGCGCAAGGGCTACGCCAGAAAGGCCGAGGAAAAGGGCTTCCGCCTCACCCTCACCGCCTTCTTGCTCAAGGCCCTGGCCCTCACCCTGAAGGCCTTCCCCAAGTTCAACGCCTCCATTGACCCCGAGAAACAGGAGGTCATCTACAAGGACTACGTCCACATCGGCGTGGCCGTGGACACCCCCCACGGCCTCCTGGTGCCGGTGATCCGGGACGTGGACAAGAAGGGCATCCTGGCCCTGGCCCAGGAGCTTCAGGAGGTCTCGGAGAGGGCCAGGGCCAGGAAGCTTTCCCCCGAGGAGATGCAGGGGGGCACCTTCAGCCTCTCCAACCTGGGAGGGATCGGGGGCACGGGCTTCACCCCTATCGTCAACTGGCCGGAGGTGGCCATCCTGGGGGTTTCCCGCTCCCAGATGAAGCCCGTGTGGGACCCGGAAAAGGAGGCCTTCCTGCCCAGGCTCTACATGCCCTATAGCCTCACCTACGACCACCGCCTCATTGACGGGGCCGAGGCCGCCCGCTTCTGCCGCCACCTGGCCGGGCTTCTGGAAGACCCCGTGGGCCTGGCCCTGGCCTAA
- a CDS encoding bifunctional folylpolyglutamate synthase/dihydrofolate synthase has product MDPLAWLYARQSAVTLGLERIRALLARLGQPEEAYPAVLVGGTNGKGSVSRALAAILEEAGLRVGLYTSPHLVRFSERVQVQGSPIPEEKLLALLEEVRPHAEALGASFFEVATALALLHFAREGVELAVLEVGLGGRLDATNAAEPVLSVVTNIGHDHLEVLGPTLKDVAREKAGIFRKGVPALTAARGEGLAALKAEARARGTPLWVLGEDFGVGDLEALEEGLGFTLYLPRTGEERPFRAKLLGPHQAENLALAALAGRLLGASWEAVERGLLRAENPGRLQRLFYGGKELILDGAHNPEGALALKEALRFHGLLPAALVLAFSRDKDHAAMAEALRGLAPVVLTRYASPRSQDPRALLPLFPGALVEEDPLKALERAFGFADRAVVAGSLYLVGEVLRALRGLPPEERWQ; this is encoded by the coding sequence ATGGATCCCCTGGCCTGGCTTTACGCCCGCCAGAGCGCCGTGACCCTGGGCCTGGAGCGCATCCGGGCCCTTCTTGCCCGTCTGGGCCAGCCGGAGGAGGCCTACCCGGCGGTTCTGGTGGGCGGCACCAACGGCAAGGGGAGCGTCTCCAGGGCCCTGGCCGCCATCCTGGAGGAGGCGGGCCTTAGGGTAGGCCTTTACACCAGCCCCCACCTGGTGCGCTTTTCCGAGCGGGTCCAGGTCCAGGGCAGCCCCATTCCCGAAGAGAAGCTCCTTGCCCTCTTGGAGGAGGTCCGCCCCCACGCCGAAGCCCTGGGGGCCAGCTTCTTTGAGGTGGCCACCGCCTTGGCCCTCCTCCACTTCGCCCGGGAGGGGGTGGAGCTGGCGGTGTTGGAGGTGGGCCTGGGGGGCAGGCTGGACGCCACCAACGCCGCCGAGCCCGTCCTCTCGGTGGTCACCAACATCGGCCACGACCACCTGGAGGTCCTGGGGCCCACCCTGAAGGACGTGGCCCGGGAGAAGGCGGGGATCTTCCGAAAGGGCGTCCCCGCCCTCACCGCCGCCAGGGGGGAAGGCCTCGCCGCCCTGAAGGCGGAGGCCAGGGCCCGGGGGACGCCCCTTTGGGTTCTGGGGGAGGACTTTGGGGTGGGGGACCTGGAGGCCCTGGAGGAGGGTCTGGGCTTCACCCTCTACCTCCCCAGGACGGGCGAGGAAAGGCCCTTCAGGGCGAAGCTTCTTGGCCCCCACCAGGCTGAGAACCTGGCCCTGGCCGCCTTGGCGGGCCGCCTCCTTGGGGCCTCCTGGGAGGCGGTGGAGAGGGGCCTCCTTAGGGCGGAGAACCCCGGGCGGCTCCAGCGGCTTTTTTATGGAGGGAAGGAGCTCATCCTGGACGGGGCCCACAACCCGGAAGGGGCCCTGGCCCTCAAGGAGGCCCTCCGCTTCCACGGGCTTCTTCCCGCCGCCTTGGTCCTGGCCTTCTCCCGGGACAAGGACCACGCCGCCATGGCCGAGGCCCTAAGGGGCCTGGCCCCTGTGGTCCTCACCCGCTACGCCTCCCCCCGGAGCCAGGACCCCAGGGCCCTCCTCCCCCTCTTCCCCGGGGCTTTGGTGGAGGAAGACCCCCTCAAGGCCCTAGAGCGGGCCTTTGGGTTTGCGGACCGGGCGGTGGTGGCGGGGAGCCTCTACCTGGTGGGGGAGGTCCTGAGGGCCCTGAGGGGCCTCCCCCCGGAGGAACGCTGGCAATAG
- a CDS encoding septum formation initiator family protein, with product MERPIYRLLHLVFALGLAHALFLLAQEGVRAQKLAQERARLEAELEKKRAAIARLEALVAAAKDPEHLEALARRLGFVGQEEILKRR from the coding sequence TTGGAGCGGCCCATCTACCGCCTCCTCCACCTGGTCTTCGCCCTGGGCCTGGCCCACGCCCTCTTCCTCCTGGCCCAGGAGGGGGTGCGGGCCCAGAAGCTGGCCCAGGAACGGGCCCGCCTCGAGGCCGAGCTTGAGAAGAAGCGGGCCGCTATAGCCCGCCTTGAGGCCCTGGTGGCCGCCGCCAAAGACCCCGAGCACCTGGAGGCTCTGGCCAGGAGGCTTGGCTTTGTGGGCCAAGAGGAGATACTGAAGAGGCGATGA
- a CDS encoding tetratricopeptide repeat protein encodes MLRTLGGLRLEGASFSKKKPLLLTAYLALEGPKSRRHLQELFWPRAEDQKNSLSVALSQLKRAGVAIVGNEVLEARVACDALLLKEVLAQGRLDEARALYRGRFLEGADEDLSEELEEWVWSTREALAEALYSAHLREAGKRFALGLEEEGEALWRAALALPGVAEVAEEAPRRELLPPEARRAFYGVAFLGPVQAGEVLEVSAEALELLWKRGLLTSTGEPTFRPTLTLEARRVALELARRLPLPEAAPYYRLSLPLWQEEDAARGKRALLDLARKEVEENPKEALELLLELAPDLEVLLLRARVLERLGRYAEALSLLEEVPESPGKSALKGVLAFRMGDRPKAAAEAEKALKGDAYAQGEGWNLLGLLHMGEGRFQEAAEAFSRAAVRFLLAGERVRHLGALGNRAVALAELGQGEESFREVLEAAADHPLLQARLLLNLGVVKERQGLIEEAKGLYREALALAERVGNLEAMGRAWNNLGALYHRQGRKEEAQSAYEKALELAQRAGEHLLLAAALANWAELRGDRALLEEAIRVLEEAGHQALAQRYRARLQDL; translated from the coding sequence GTGCTCCGCACCCTGGGGGGACTGAGGTTAGAGGGGGCCTCTTTTAGCAAGAAAAAGCCCCTCCTCCTGACGGCCTACCTGGCCCTCGAGGGCCCCAAGTCCCGCCGCCACCTCCAGGAGCTCTTCTGGCCCCGGGCCGAAGACCAAAAGAACAGCCTCTCCGTGGCCCTTTCCCAACTCAAGCGGGCCGGGGTGGCGATCGTGGGGAATGAGGTCCTGGAGGCCCGGGTAGCCTGCGACGCCCTCCTCCTTAAGGAGGTCCTGGCCCAGGGCCGCTTGGACGAGGCCCGGGCCCTCTACCGGGGCCGCTTCCTGGAAGGGGCTGACGAAGACCTTTCCGAGGAGCTGGAGGAGTGGGTCTGGTCCACCCGGGAGGCGTTGGCCGAGGCCCTCTATAGCGCCCACCTCCGGGAGGCGGGAAAGCGCTTCGCCCTGGGGTTAGAGGAGGAGGGCGAAGCCCTTTGGCGGGCGGCGCTGGCCCTGCCCGGGGTGGCCGAGGTGGCGGAGGAGGCGCCTCGCCGGGAGCTCCTGCCCCCGGAGGCGCGCCGGGCTTTTTACGGGGTGGCCTTCCTGGGGCCGGTTCAGGCGGGTGAGGTCCTGGAGGTGAGCGCGGAGGCCCTGGAGCTTCTCTGGAAGCGGGGCCTTCTCACCTCCACGGGTGAGCCCACCTTCCGGCCGACCCTTACCCTCGAGGCCCGCAGGGTGGCCCTGGAGCTGGCCCGGAGGCTCCCCCTGCCTGAGGCCGCCCCCTACTACCGCCTGAGCCTTCCCCTCTGGCAGGAGGAGGACGCAGCCCGGGGGAAAAGGGCCCTTCTGGACCTGGCCCGGAAGGAGGTGGAGGAGAATCCCAAGGAGGCCCTGGAGCTCCTCCTGGAACTGGCCCCCGACCTCGAGGTCCTCCTCCTCCGGGCCCGGGTCCTGGAGCGCCTGGGGCGGTACGCCGAGGCCCTCTCCTTGCTGGAGGAGGTGCCCGAGAGCCCGGGAAAGAGCGCCCTCAAGGGGGTCCTCGCCTTCCGCATGGGGGATCGGCCAAAAGCGGCGGCGGAGGCGGAAAAGGCGCTAAAGGGCGACGCCTACGCGCAAGGGGAGGGGTGGAACCTCCTAGGCCTCCTCCATATGGGGGAGGGGCGCTTCCAGGAGGCCGCCGAGGCCTTTAGCCGGGCGGCGGTGCGCTTCCTGCTGGCGGGGGAAAGGGTCCGCCACCTGGGGGCCCTGGGGAACCGGGCCGTGGCCCTGGCGGAGCTGGGCCAGGGGGAGGAGTCCTTCCGGGAGGTCCTAGAGGCGGCGGCGGACCATCCCCTCCTGCAGGCCCGCCTTCTTTTGAACCTGGGGGTGGTCAAGGAGCGCCAGGGCCTTATAGAGGAGGCCAAGGGGCTTTACCGAGAGGCTTTGGCCCTGGCGGAAAGGGTGGGGAACCTGGAGGCCATGGGCCGGGCCTGGAACAACCTGGGGGCCCTCTACCACCGCCAAGGCAGGAAGGAGGAAGCCCAGAGTGCCTACGAGAAGGCCCTGGAGCTGGCCCAAAGGGCGGGGGAACACCTCCTTCTGGCGGCGGCCCTGGCCAACTGGGCGGAGCTCCGCGGGGACCGGGCCCTTCTGGAAGAGGCCATAAGGGTTCTGGAGGAAGCCGGCCACCAGGCCCTGGCCCAGCGCTACCGGGCCCGCTTGCAGGACCTCTAG
- a CDS encoding S8 family serine peptidase, with product MRKLFLFLALLFSSACGPTPLQVSLSPQRALVGEEVTATLTGARAEGARVWVGGEEAEVVRASGSALVFRVPAVAGGPKEVEVQTSRGTATATLGVLGQVARDRVLLRLPLGQALRDLPQGFSLIRRDDLRGCGFALAELGYTGEALGRALEELEALDPSYKADPESLWSFDSWGAEAIGAFRAHQRGLSGQGVAVAVLDTGVDPVVPQLLGYDFVEDDTVPQDAFPGGHGTGAAGLVKEVAPDADILPVRVCDQSGVCRASRVVRGVCWVVQNRQGPTVLNLSLGGDTPVEALKLALEAALSQGIPVAAAAGNQGNQGSPAHYPAAFDLPGLVAVGALDKDLRPAPYSTRGTYVDLAAPGTDLECMTPGGGQRLCTGTSFATPLVAGAMALWLSAQLNLTPAQLQQRLEENAQPLPFPPQEVGKGMLDLSQKP from the coding sequence ATGAGGAAGCTTTTTCTGTTTCTCGCCTTGCTTTTCTCTTCGGCCTGCGGTCCGACCCCCTTGCAGGTGAGCCTTTCCCCGCAAAGGGCCTTGGTGGGGGAGGAGGTGACGGCTACCCTCACCGGGGCCCGGGCGGAGGGGGCGAGGGTTTGGGTGGGGGGTGAGGAGGCGGAGGTGGTGCGGGCCTCGGGAAGCGCCCTGGTCTTCCGGGTGCCGGCGGTGGCGGGGGGTCCTAAAGAGGTGGAGGTCCAGACCTCGAGGGGCACCGCCACCGCCACCCTGGGGGTCCTGGGCCAGGTGGCCCGGGACCGGGTCCTCCTGCGCCTGCCCCTGGGCCAAGCCCTCCGCGACCTACCCCAGGGCTTTTCCCTCATCCGGAGGGATGACCTTAGGGGCTGCGGCTTCGCCCTGGCGGAGCTGGGCTACACCGGGGAGGCCCTGGGCCGCGCCCTGGAGGAGCTGGAGGCCCTGGACCCCAGCTACAAGGCCGACCCGGAAAGCCTGTGGAGCTTTGACAGCTGGGGTGCGGAGGCCATAGGGGCTTTCCGGGCCCACCAGCGAGGCCTTTCCGGCCAAGGGGTGGCCGTGGCCGTCCTGGACACCGGGGTGGACCCCGTAGTCCCTCAGCTTCTCGGCTACGACTTCGTGGAAGACGACACCGTGCCCCAGGACGCTTTTCCCGGCGGCCATGGCACCGGGGCGGCGGGCCTGGTGAAGGAGGTAGCCCCGGATGCAGATATCCTCCCGGTGCGGGTCTGCGACCAAAGCGGCGTCTGCCGGGCAAGCCGGGTGGTGCGGGGGGTGTGCTGGGTGGTGCAAAACCGTCAGGGGCCCACGGTCCTCAACCTGAGCCTGGGGGGCGACACCCCGGTGGAGGCCCTGAAGCTGGCCCTGGAGGCGGCCCTCTCCCAGGGCATCCCGGTGGCCGCGGCCGCGGGCAACCAGGGGAACCAGGGAAGTCCGGCCCACTATCCTGCTGCCTTTGACCTGCCGGGGCTGGTGGCGGTGGGGGCGCTGGACAAGGACCTGCGTCCGGCTCCCTACAGCACCCGGGGGACCTACGTGGATCTGGCGGCCCCGGGTACGGATTTGGAATGCATGACCCCAGGTGGTGGACAAAGGCTTTGCACCGGCACCTCCTTCGCCACCCCCCTGGTGGCTGGGGCTATGGCCCTGTGGCTTTCGGCCCAGCTGAACCTCACCCCGGCCCAGCTCCAGCAGCGCCTGGAGGAGAACGCCCAGCCCCTACCCTTCCCCCCGCAGGAGGTGGGGAAGGGGATGCTGGACCTCTC